From the Acidovorax sp. NCPPB 3576 genome, the window CCAGGTGGGCGTGGGCGGCAAGGTGGCGATGGCGTTCTTCACGGTGCTGGTGGCCGCCTTCCTGGCGGGCCTGGTGGATGGCGAGCAGGGCCTGTTCTCGGCAGCGGCTTGGGCCGCCGTGGCCGGCGTGGCACTGGCCGGGTTTGCCTACGTGCGCCGCGTGGCCGTGGTGCCGCTGTCGGACATGGTGCGCGCCGCCAACCGCATGGCGGCCGGCGACCTGACCGAGCGCATGCGGGTGAGCCGCTCCGACGGGGTGGGCGACCTGCAAAAGGCGCTGAGCCAGCTCAACGTGAACCTGCAGTCCATCGTGCGCGATGCGCTGCAGGAGACCGAGAAAATGCGCGTGTCCAGCCGCGCCATCGCGCAGGGCAATCAAGAGCTGTCCGCGCGCACCGAAACCCAGGCCAGTAACCTGGAGGAAACGGCGGCCTCGATGGAGGAGATCACCGGCACCGTGCAGCACACGGCCGAGTCGGCCCGCCAGGCGGCCGAGCTGGCGCGCCAGGCCACGGGCGTGGCCGAGCGCACCAGCGGCGCGGTGGACGGCGTGGCCGCCACCATGCAGCAAATCCAGGCCGCCTCGGGCCGCATCGGCGAGATCACGCAGCTCATCGACTCCATCGCCTTCCAGACCAACATCCTCGCGCTGAACGCGGCGGTGGAGGCGGCGCGGGCCGGCGAGCAGGGCCGGGGCTTCGCGGTGGTGGCTGCCGAGGTGCGCAGCCTGTCGCAGCGCACGCTGACCGCCGCGCGGGAGATCCGCCAGCTCATCGACCAGTCGGCCGAGAAGGTGGGCGAGGGCCGCCAGCGCACCGAGAGCGCGCAAAAGACCATGCAGGAGTCGCTGGACCTCGTGCGCCGTGTGGGCGCGCTCATCGGCCAGATCCACAGCGCCGCCGACGAGCAGCGGGCAGGCATCTCGCAGGTGAACAGCGCGGTGGCGCACCTGGACGGCATCACCCAGCAGAACGCCGCGCTGGTGGAAGAAAACGCCGCCTCGGCGCTGGAGCTGCAGTCGCAGGCGCAGACCGTGTCGGACGCGGTGCAGGTGTTCCGCGTGCACGGCGGCTCCCGCGGTGCGGCGGTGCCGGATGCCGTGGCGCTGCGCAAGGCGGCACGGGCCGTGCCACCGGCAGGGCGCCTGCTGCGCGAGCGGCCTGCGCTGGCCGAGCGCTGATGGCGGATCGCCGGGCGCGGGGCCGGCCCGGGATCGGACGGCGCCACCCGGATAGCATTCGTGCCCAGGGCCGATGTCCGGCCGCTACGCCCACGGCAATGCCGTCGCATTGCCAATCGCCAATGAAGGAGCGCCCATGAACCCGTCTTCCCCCTCTCTCGCCGATGAACTGATGGCCCAGCTGCAAGGGGCGCCGCTCCAGCAGCTGTCCAGCCAGCTGGGCACCGACGCCACGCAAACCCGGTCCGCCGTGGAGACCGCGCTGCCCCTGCTGCTGGGCGCGCTGGGCCGCAACGCTGCGCAGCCGCAGGGCGCCGAGGCGCTGCTGGGGGCCCTGCAGCGCGACCACTTGCCGGCGGCCACCGGCAGCGGGGGCGGGCTGGACCTGGGCGGGCTGCTGGGCTCGCTGCTCGGCGGTGGCGGTGGCAGTGCCGGCTCGGGCGCCGACATCCTGAGCCATGTGTTCGGCAGCCAGCGCCCGCAGGCCGAGGCCGGCCTCGGCCAGGCCACGGGCCTGGGGGCCAACGCGGGGCAGTTGCTCCAGTGGCTGGCGCCGATCGTCATGTCGTTCCTCGCGCAGCGCGTGCAGTCCGGCGGGCTCGATGCCGGCAGCCTGGGCCGCACCCTCGGCCATGAGCGCGAACGTGCCCAGCAGCAGGGTGGCCTGGGCGGCGGCGTGCTGGGCAGCCTGCTCGACCAGGACGGCGACGGACAGGTCGGCCTGTCGGACCTGGTCAAGCTGGGCGGCGGATTGCTCGGCGGGCGCCGCTGAGGGGGCCCGGCGGGCGGGCGCTGCGGCCCGCGGCGCCCCTGCGGACTGGCGCGGCCGGGTTTGCAACCCATTGCTTTGCCGCCCCATTCCGGCAGGGAAACTCTCAAAATCTCTGAATTTGCAAGTTTGAGCGCCGTAAGTCTTTGATTTAAAGGGCGCTGAGTGCCGGGTATCGGGGTTTTGAGAGGTTCCCAGTGGAAGAATGAATCAGCGCTCAGCAAGTCGTCCGGGCAATGCTGGAAGCAGCGGCCACGGCAGGCAGCTATCCGGCCACAAGCCGCCGTTCATGTGCCACAGTTGGACTTCCTTTGAATCTTGAATCTGAATGTGGCAAATGAGTGTCGTCCGTTGCAAACCAATCACCGCCCCGTTCTGGGTCCGGACAGCTATTGCGTTCTTACTGGCGTGCGCATCGACCTTCTTGGCGCTTTTGCTCACATCGGGTGGTTTGGAACTCCAGAACAAAGGAACGCTGTTGGCAGCCATCCTTGTTGTTCCTTTGGCTTTCGCTGCGAAGCTGGATTGGCCTCCAGGAGCTTCCATCGCATTGGCTGGCGTGACCTACTTCTTATTCTGGATGGGTGCGGTCTGGTGGGTGACGCATCCAAAGACAATGGACAGCACGTGAACTGCGGGTGCCAAGACTTGGCGAACGCTGATTGTGGTCAGTCCTCACAGCAGATACTTAAAGCAAAATGGAACCAACCAAGGACGGTCGCAGAGTGGCAATAAGTCTTGTGTGCTGGCTCTTCTCCAGCGTTGGTGTCTTGCTGTCGCTAACGATGATCGTGGGCTCATCGATTGTTGCCGTGATCGCCGATCCCGCTTCGGCAGTCAGGGGAACGGGTTTCTACCTTGGAATTGCAGCTGCTTTCGCTTGGTTGGCACTTATCGTGATGAACCTCGCCTGGCTGAGGGAAGAGCGAACGTCCCTGCTCTGGCCGATGGCTGGTGGATTGGCTGGCATGGTATGTACAGCGGCCTTCTTGCCCTTCATTTTTCTTTTCCTACCCTGCGTCTTGCTGGGCCTGTATCTGTGCAGCGTGCATTTGTCCGGCAGCGCCAGCGATGAGACAAGCGCTAATTAGTCGCTGGTTCTCCGTAGCTCACGATTTTTTCGCTAACTTTTTGGAACCTCTCAAAACCCAGCCGCTCTCTTTCTGACCCGAGAAACCCTGCCCCTCCGCTTGCCATGATCACACCCCGCAGCCCACTAAAGTTGGGCCTGTTCGCCGAGGCCTCGCGCCAGCACAAAAGGGATGCGGTGGGCGATCCGCTGCAAATGATCGCGCGGCACATCGACTTCGGCGAACTGGCCGGGCTGGCGGATGCCCTCATCGAGCGGGGCGATGGCCGCAAGGGTGGGCGGCCTAGCTACCCCACCGAGAACGGGCACGGCCAGCGAGCACGACGGGCACCACTTCGATGAGGTGCTGGACATGCACAACACCGGGCGGGCGGTGCATGCGGACGAAGCCTAGCCGAGCCGCCAAAGGCGCCAGATGCTGAAAGTGCTGGGATTCGTGGATGCGATGCAGCGCAGGGCCCGGGCAGGCAAACCTTTGAGTGAGTGGCAGAACAAACGCAACCAGCGGATCGCAAAGAAACGGGCCAAGGTGGAGGACATGTTCGCCGGTATCCGCCACCTGGGGGCAAGTTCGGGCAGGCGCGCGCCACGGTGGGGATGACGATGATGGCCGCCTGCTACAACATGAAGCGCCTGGCATCGTTCCTGCAGCGTGGCGTGGATGCTTTCTTCAAACCCGAACCCGGTACTTGCACGGCACAGATGCGCCTGCAAACAGCGAAAGCATGAGCCTGTGGGGCCGCGAAGCCCCACGGTCACGGAGGCTCAGGCCCCCTGAACAGGCGCTATTGCGCATTCAAGGCGCTGAACTATGCGCACATGGCCTGGGGCTCTCCAGGTCAGGGGTTTTGAGAGGTTCCCGTAAGCTATGTCGATAAAACTGAATATGCTTCGCCTCCGAGGGCATTGAAGCTAGCTTTATAAGCGGTAAACCAAATGAATCTTTACGAATCGGCAATTAGAGACTACTTGAGCGAAAATTTAGGCTGCGTTGACCAGAACCTCGCTTTAGTAAAAAAAGAATTCAAACTCAACAGTGCGCTAGGAGCTGGGGGGCAATAGATATACTTGCCAAAGATGAGCTGGGACATTTTGTTGTAATTGAAATAAAGCGAAGTAACCAAGCCGCTAGAGCAGCGCTCCATGAATTGACGAAATACGTTGCGCTTTTGAAATCGACACTGGGCGTTCAGTTGGAGAGAATTCGTGTTCTTTTGATTTCTACTGATTGGCATGAACTGGCGGTCCCTTTTTCTGAGTATCTTCGGACTGTGGAAGTACCTACAGAAGGGCTGGTGATACAGGCTGAACCAAACGGCGAGGTGACGAGTGTCAAAAAGTTTACCCCTGTCACCCTCGAAAGACCGCTGAGCCTAGAACGCATGCAGCAGATATATTTATACGAGAATGCTGAAAAGCGTGACCAAGCTCTGGCTCAGATCGCTAATGCCGCCCGCCAGGCATCAATAGTCGACTTTATAATCTTGAAGGTTGACTATGAGGGCGACAAAGTTCAAGTTATTAATCCGCATGGCGCGTATTTTCTCTTCTCTGCGCCAGTTGACTACAACGACAAAGCTAGCCTAGATAATTTTATTGCGAGAACAGGAATTAATTGGGAAGAGCTTGATTCTCCCAGTGAGAATTTCCTATGTTGGATGCAGGAATTCGAAGAGGTTGACTACGACAGCTTCGAAATCGGCTATCCCGAAAAGCTTTCATCAATTTGCTCAACTGGGTGGCGACCTAAGTTGACGTACCGTGCGGGTCGATATGAAACCAACTCAGAACTGATGCCAGATGAATCGCTAAGGAAGGTCTGCAAAACCCCATTCGTCAGCCCGGCACAGCCTGATGTTGAACGGAAGGTCCGCCTGATTCCTGCGCAATCCGCTGCTTAGGCCCGATTGGCACGGTTTACAGGCCCGTTTCAGCCCTTGCGGCGCCACCTCGGCACCCCGCAGACGCACCTATCCCTGCAGCGCCAGGATCCGCTTCCTGGCCATCCACAGATTGCCCAGCGCAAACAGCATCATGAGGCGCGCCGTGTTCTTTTCCAGACCTCGGTAGCGCACCTTGGCGTAGCCGAACTGCTGCTTGATCACGCGGAACGGGTGTTCGACCTTGGCTCGCACGCTGGCCTTCAGGCGCTCGGCTTTGTCCAGCAGCTTGTGAAGTTCCCGCTCGGGATCAAGTGCCTTGCGTTTGCCCGGGCGCATGGCCACGTGCCACTTGATCTTGGCCTTGGCTTTGCTCCCTTGCATCTCCTGGCGCTTGTCCACGCCCTGGTAGCCTGCATCGCCCCAGGCATGCTTTTCTTTGCCATTCAGCAGGCCTGCTGCCTGCGTCACGTCGTTGACGTTGGCGGCTGTGCCGATGACGGTGTGCACCAGTCCCGAGTCGGCATCCACGCCAATGTGCGCCTTCATGCCGAAGTGCCACTGGTTGCCTTTCTTGGTCTGATGCATCTCGGGGTCTCGCTCACCCTCTTTGTTCTTGGTCGA encodes:
- a CDS encoding IS5 family transposase, whose translation is MDQYTLGLDPLPKKTRKEIFLEEMNQVVPWATLVALIAPFARGAHQALGGRPPFPIETMLRIHCLQLWWNLSDPAMEEELHERPLYRRFAGLDGAARMPDETTILRFRHLLEKHQLAPQVLAAINTGLAQQGLMLKTGTIVDATIIAAPSSTKNKEGERDPEMHQTKKGNQWHFGMKAHIGVDADSGLVHTVIGTAANVNDVTQAAGLLNGKEKHAWGDAGYQGVDKRQEMQGSKAKAKIKWHVAMRPGKRKALDPERELHKLLDKAERLKASVRAKVEHPFRVIKQQFGYAKVRYRGLEKNTARLMMLFALGNLWMARKRILALQG
- a CDS encoding endonuclease NucS domain-containing protein, translating into MDILAKDELGHFVVIEIKRSNQAARAALHELTKYVALLKSTLGVQLERIRVLLISTDWHELAVPFSEYLRTVEVPTEGLVIQAEPNGEVTSVKKFTPVTLERPLSLERMQQIYLYENAEKRDQALAQIANAARQASIVDFIILKVDYEGDKVQVINPHGAYFLFSAPVDYNDKASLDNFIARTGINWEELDSPSENFLCWMQEFEEVDYDSFEIGYPEKLSSICSTGWRPKLTYRAGRYETNSELMPDESLRKVCKTPFVSPAQPDVERKVRLIPAQSAA
- a CDS encoding methyl-accepting chemotaxis protein, with the translated sequence MRRNLPVSTQEYPFPSGETLVSTTDLKGRILYCNPMFIEVSGYERDALLGQPHNLIRHPDMPEEAFRDMWDTIGQGRPWSAAVKNRRRNGDFYWVMANVTPLMEGDRPVGYLSVRTEATPEQVQAADALYARMRAETEAGRPVHALRAGRVVRLTPMGRIAEWTQVGVGGKVAMAFFTVLVAAFLAGLVDGEQGLFSAAAWAAVAGVALAGFAYVRRVAVVPLSDMVRAANRMAAGDLTERMRVSRSDGVGDLQKALSQLNVNLQSIVRDALQETEKMRVSSRAIAQGNQELSARTETQASNLEETAASMEEITGTVQHTAESARQAAELARQATGVAERTSGAVDGVAATMQQIQAASGRIGEITQLIDSIAFQTNILALNAAVEAARAGEQGRGFAVVAAEVRSLSQRTLTAAREIRQLIDQSAEKVGEGRQRTESAQKTMQESLDLVRRVGALIGQIHSAADEQRAGISQVNSAVAHLDGITQQNAALVEENAASALELQSQAQTVSDAVQVFRVHGGSRGAAVPDAVALRKAARAVPPAGRLLRERPALAER
- a CDS encoding DUF937 domain-containing protein encodes the protein MNPSSPSLADELMAQLQGAPLQQLSSQLGTDATQTRSAVETALPLLLGALGRNAAQPQGAEALLGALQRDHLPAATGSGGGLDLGGLLGSLLGGGGGSAGSGADILSHVFGSQRPQAEAGLGQATGLGANAGQLLQWLAPIVMSFLAQRVQSGGLDAGSLGRTLGHERERAQQQGGLGGGVLGSLLDQDGDGQVGLSDLVKLGGGLLGGRR